One Osmerus eperlanus chromosome 2, fOsmEpe2.1, whole genome shotgun sequence genomic window, CCTGACGAGCTGGAGCCACTGGAGGAGCCTGAGCTGGAGCcagagctgctgctggaggacGAGCTGGACCCGAGTGACGGGAGGAGGAACACAAAGACTTTGGTCATGAAACAACAagcacaacacaaacaaaaataagAACATTCAAAGAGAAGGCTAAGGTCATGTGGTGAGAATATGTAGAGCTTCCCTATTATAGCTAAATGGTACAGGTTAGGTTGACAATGAGATGTTCAGGAAATTCAAACACCTGCTGCTTCCTGTGGACGCATTGCGGCGCTTACggcccttctctctgcctctgtccttgTCTACCACCTCCTTTGTACcagtcttctcctttcctctgtctttggtcttttcctcctccttccgctTGACAGGTGATGGTGCCCTGAAATTAAATGGAAACATCGCAGCCTTGAGTAATTTAGTACTGCAAAAGTCTTCGGCACACTTGATAAAATATTAAGAAAGTATGAAATGAAAAGACTAAACAACCATGTTCGCAAAATGGCACTTATACTGCCGCACAAATACAGACGCAAAAAATTTGTCTGAAGCCAATTTACAACACAGATAAAtaactagctacagtagcaaTACAGGTCCCTGGTTAGCAAGGAAGATAACACCAGCATACAAACAGCATGGCCGCAAGTAACCTACATTCTTCGCGGTTGCAGTGAAAACGGTATAATACGTTTTAGATACATGTATAAAGCTCTGTCAGAACAGTTAGTGCTAACGCTGTTAAAATACGAAGTAGGCCTGGCTGGTTAGCTTGTTAGAGCTAGGAGAACGTTCATCGACGTTGTGGGACATGAAAGCAACATAATGGAAAGGCCACCGTTGCAAGCACACTAGCCTTTATGTTTTACGGTTTTTGTATAATTTCGAAACGTCAATTATCATGAGAATGAACAAGTACAACCTGACTGGGATATCAAAACTTACATTTCTTTAGTCTGGAGCAGCTCGTAAGCGTTCCTTTTGGTGCTTAGTTTTTGTCGCGTAATGATGACGTAAACCACATCAACAGTAAATGACGTTTTGATCCAAGCGCCACTTACAAGTAGGAATGTGTTTATTTAGATGATGCTAGCTAGTTTATATTAATGTACACGCAATTGAACAACTATATTTGGCAACGGAAACATCTTAAGATTATTCTTCTCTACCAGGTAGACTGCATGTGCTTCGAATCTTTTTCAAGCCAACAACGGGCAACAGTACTGTCGTTGTAAAGGTAAGAATGTATGACCAGATGCTATTAATTTTGTTATTTCGCAAAGTGCTTTGGCAAACAATCCCCCACCAGCGCACTGTTTGAAAGTTTTATAACTGATATGTTGACATTAATAATATATGTAAATAGGGTGAGACCAGACGTcatcttttacccggacatgtcctcttttcgagacctaaaaaatgcgcccggcagggattccaaatttGCCCGTGATTTTGCctcgcccttacaagttttggaaagggtatctcccttactttccaccttcttgcgcaagctctgactgtagagagaactgtcattggTTGACCGCCTTCTCAGTGTTGCCAGATGCACGATAATTATCCTCCAAATACGATCATTTTGAGCCTTCGGTACGATACTTCGCCATTTCCAATCTGGCAACACTGAGCACCTTGCCGCCTTTGTGATCATTATTGCTTTGATATATGAGGAGCAATGAAAAGTGTCTTAATTTtcttattttaatatgtggccatataaataatttattattttgtatttatcatTATTGCTTTATTATTGCCCCCAGCCCCGGGAACGAAGTGCACAAACTccaatctggtcaccctaatgTATATACATCTGTTTGTGAATTGTTGCCTCGTCAGGTGGAGCGTTTGGAGGGACTGTTGCAGTCAGATACACGCGAGTGGTCATGGGCCGTATGGATGATGCTGCCAAGCTCAAGGTGGTAGAACTGCGCAAGAATGGCCTTAGCCTCCGCAAGATCAAGGCAGTGTTAGAGCTGGAGAACATCAAGGTGTCTGCCCAGGCCATTTACTTGTACCTGAAAGAGTTCCAGTGCAAACAGGGGAGAAACGAAGATGGGACTGCCCCTCTGGCCTTGGTGGGGACCAGGGGAAACCAAGGTGGAAGACGGGAGGGCTACAGTAATCTACACCTACAGCAGCTTCTACGGGATGCTTCACGTCATGCAGGTTACGTGGCATCAGCAGAGTTTGCCAAGCAGAGCGGTCCTGCTCCGGAGGCGAGGACCCAACCTTCTGGATCGGCAGAGAACAGCGGAAGTCGTAGACCTGAGCAGTCGGGGCAGAACAAAGACGACAAGGACATCCAGATTGTCAGTGTCACCTCTCTGGCTCAGAACAAACAGGAGAGGGGTCTCCAGTCCACAGCCGCAGGGGCGGCCGGTGTCACTGTCACTGGGGCGTACACAAGGAGGAGAGTGACCCCTTCACCAGTCACCAGCCCCATGCTGGCAGCTCGCAAGAGGCTTTTGGATAAGGCCCTGTCACACAGAATGAGGGTAGATAACCCATTTCTTGTCATTTTCTCATTGCGGGGAAACTTGCTTGTGTCCATTTGTCACAATATCATAGGAGGAACGTTGTTAGTTGGTGTGAAATTCTGTCCGAAAAGTTATGGTAATGATATTCTTTGGCCGTGTCCCTTTTTTCCTAGATAAGAGAGTCATATCAGCAGGTGGCCTCTATATTGAGGAGAGACCAGTCTAACTCCACTGGCTCCAATGTTAGGGGAGTTACAGAAGCTTTACCTCCATCCTATGACCTCACCACACAGGCCACTCAGAGGCTCGCTCAAATGGTGAGTAGCAAGTATAACACATTTACACCACAGCAGTTCGTGTCTTAACTATAGTCATTCTAATTAGTGAAACAACATACTGCACCTGTGTATCACTTTAAAGTGCTCTATGCATCTGCATTGTTCTGCAGAGGAGGAGTGTGGACGGGCAGCCAGGCGGCGCTAGTGTTCCCAGACGCTTGCTTCAGTCCGTCCGCCCCCTGCACCCTCCTCCCCGCGTGGGTATACGACTGCCTAGCCCTGCGCCAACCATCCCCACGTCTCAGGGCTCCAGTGGGGCTGTCATCCAGCTCCAGAACTCTGAAGGGCAGGTCCAGGAGGCCGGAGGGGGAGGCGGAAGTGGGCTCCAGGAACAGGTCCAGGCCCTGGGCTCGGAGGTGCACAGCCTGGGCCTTGCTGTGCGGATGCTGGCAGAGCAACAGAGCCAGCAGACCCAGGTCCAAAGGCAGATCCTCAGCACCCTGCAGACCCTAGCCTCCAGACTGGGACCTTGTAACAGCACCggccaccagcagcagcagcagcaacacacCCAAAAAACCTCCCCACCCACACTATCTGCAGCTGCCTCTGCTTCAACCTCCTACACCCAGGGCACATTTACCTACAGCCAGGGAGTGTACCCCCAGTGCAGCCAAGCCCCATCTGGCTTCTCCCAGATGGACACTCCCAGTCTGGACACGGTAGAGGCCTTTAAACTACCGGGACAGAGCCCCAGTTGTGTGTTTCCAGCCAGCAGCAGTGCCGATGGCCTCACTCACACCCAGACGCACGCAGAGCCTTACTCGCCAACCTACGCACGGCAACAGTCTCAGACACAGGTGCCCTTGTACTCACCGACCTGTGGTCCTATGTATAGCCAGTCCTTCCCTCAGACTAACAGAGAAATGGATAAGTCAGCAGACTATCAAGGGACTGGCACAGCTGGGGCCCTCCAGGTCTGTGCTGCTTCCTCCCAGCCAATAGGGGCCACCATCTCCCCTCTCACAAACACTTCACAGGGGCTCAACATCATCAAATTGGAAACATTATGAGACATTGTTTCATTACTACTGATTTGCAATGCCtggttttctccttttttttctgTCTATGGAGGCAAATGGCCTTTTACATGAAATATGTGTATTTTGAGAATCCTGTTTGATggaatcacatttacattttacatttcatcatttagcagacactcttatccatagagacttacagtaagtacagggacattccccccgaggcaagtagggtgaagtgccttgcccaaggacacaacgtcattttgcacgtccgggaattgaactggcaaccttcggattactagcccgattccctaaccgctcagccacctgacgccctacCTGAATCACACTGTTGAAACGATGCATCCACGTTATTGACATGATTTATTTGGAATAAAAACagattatttacattttatattgaTGCTAATATTATATTAGTATTATCAGTAATACATATTATACTGTGCTAAGGGGAAACCATTTTCTATTGCTTGGTTATGTCTTGGTTACAGTGATTTAATATCATATTATACAGCGATCTCCAAAATAGTTGATATTTTCTGCTACCAAGATATCATTTCTATTTGATTGTTAACAAAACC contains:
- the LOC134008534 gene encoding uncharacterized protein LOC134008534; protein product: MGRMDDAAKLKVVELRKNGLSLRKIKAVLELENIKVSAQAIYLYLKEFQCKQGRNEDGTAPLALVGTRGNQGGRREGYSNLHLQQLLRDASRHAGYVASAEFAKQSGPAPEARTQPSGSAENSGSRRPEQSGQNKDDKDIQIVSVTSLAQNKQERGLQSTAAGAAGVTVTGAYTRRRVTPSPVTSPMLAARKRLLDKALSHRMRIRESYQQVASILRRDQSNSTGSNVRGVTEALPPSYDLTTQATQRLAQMRRSVDGQPGGASVPRRLLQSVRPLHPPPRVGIRLPSPAPTIPTSQGSSGAVIQLQNSEGQVQEAGGGGGSGLQEQVQALGSEVHSLGLAVRMLAEQQSQQTQVQRQILSTLQTLASRLGPCNSTGHQQQQQQHTQKTSPPTLSAAASASTSYTQGTFTYSQGVYPQCSQAPSGFSQMDTPSLDTVEAFKLPGQSPSCVFPASSSADGLTHTQTHAEPYSPTYARQQSQTQVPLYSPTCGPMYSQSFPQTNREMDKSADYQGTGTAGALQVCAASSQPIGATISPLTNTSQGLNIIKLETL